TCCCGGGTCTGCCAGCCGGTGGCCTCCAGCACGGCCCGAGCCAGGTGCCCCTTGGTGATGTACGAGGTGAGGCCGACGATGACACCGCGGGCATCGCTGCGCCAGTGCGGCGCGTACAGGCCGGAGAACGCCGGGACGATGTAGCAGCCGCCGTTGTCCTCGACGGTGCGGGCGAGGGTCTCGATCTCGGACGCGGTGCTGATCAGCCCCAGCCGGTCGCGGAACCACTGGACCAGCGCGCCGGTGACGGCGATCGGGCCTTCGAGCGCGTAGACCGCGGGCTGGTCCTCGATCTTGTAGGCGACGGTGGTGAGCAGTCCGTGCCGGGACCGTACGAGGTCGGTACCGGTGTTGAGCAGCAGGAAGCTGCCGGTCCCGTAGGTGCACTTCGCCTCGCCGGGGGCGAAGCAGGTCTGCCCGAACAGCGCGGCCTGCTGGTCGCCGAGCGCCGCGGCGATGCGGACACCCGGGAGGACGGCGCGGGCGGTTCCGTAGGTCTCGGCCGAGGAGTGGATCTCCGGGAGCATCGGGCGGGGGACCCCGAAGAACTCCAGCAGCTCCTCGTCCCAGTCGAGGGTGCTGATGTTCATGAGCATGGTGCGGCTGGCGTTGGTGACGTCGGTGAGGTGCAAGCCGCCGGCCCGCCCGCCGGTGAGGTTCCAGATCAGCCAGCTCTCCATCGTGCCGAACAGCACCTCGCCGTTCTCGGCGCGCTGCCGCAGCCCGTCGACATGGTCGAACAGCCAGCGGATCCGGGGGGCCGAGAAGTACGTGGACGGGGCCAGGCAGCAGCGGCGGAGGAAGAACTCGTCCCCGGGCCGGCTTCTGAGGTCCTCGACCAGCGCAGCCGTACGGGTGTCCTGCCAGACGATCGCCCTGCCCAGCGGGGCGCCCGTCTGCCGGTCCCACAGCACGGTCGTCTCGCGCTGGTTGGCGATCCCGACAGCGGCGACCTCATCGGGGCCGACACCGGCGTCGGAGAGTGCCTGCGGCACCACGCGCTGCAGGGTGTGCCAGATCTCGACGGCGTCGTGCTCGACCCACCCGGGCCGAGGGAAGTGCTGCTGGTGCTCCCGCTGGGCGACCGATACCAGCCGCCCCTGGTGGTCGAACAGGATGCATCGGGTGGAGGTGGTGCCCTGGTCGATGGACATCACATACCGCTCAACCATGATCAGCCTTCCGTTGCGGTGCACGAGGGCGGGGACTCACCAGTGGCCGGCCCCCAGATCCCTGGAGATCGCCCGGGCCGCGTGGCGGACCTGGGTCACCAGGGCCGGCTGCGGAACCCCTTTGGGGTCGCAGATCCGCTCGACCGTGCCGGAGATGCCGATGGCGCCCACCACGAGGCCACCGTGGCCCCGTATCGGCGCGGCGATGCCGGCCTCGTCCGTGATCATCTCTTGCACTTCGGCGGCCCAGCCGAGCTCCCGGACCTCGGCGAGCGCCTCGGTGATACGCTCGGGGGCGGCCAGGGTGTGCCGGGTGTACGCCTCCAGCCCGGCCTCCACGGCCGGCTCCAGGGGCACGCTGCCGAAGGCCAGCAGCACCTTGCCGAGGGAGGAGGCGTGCAGGGGGAGCAGCGAGCCCACGTCCAAGGTCTGCAGGGTGTCGTCGGGGCGGAAGACGTGGTGGACGATGAGCACCTTGCCCTCCAGGGGCGCGCCCAGGCGGACCGCCTCCCCGCTGCGGGCGGCCAGCGCGTCGGCCCAGTTGATGGAGCGGGACCGCAGCTCGTTCACGTCGAGGTAACTGGTGCCCAGGTGCAGCAGCGCGGCCCCGAGCTGGTACTTCCCGGTCGCCGGGTCCTGCTCGACGAAGTCGAGGTTCTGCAGGGTGCGCAGAATGCCGTGGGTGGTGCCCTTCGCCAGTCCGAGCGACGCGGCCACCTCACCGAGCCCGAGCCGACGGGGCCCGCTGGCGAGCAGACGCAGGATTGCCGCCGCCCGTTCGATCGACTGGACCGGGCCGGCCATGAGGCAATCGTAGTCCCGCGGTCGGCATCTGCCGATAGGGACGGCTCTTCGCGGACCGGCGTTCGGTAATGCCGACCGCTGTTCATTGACCGTCTCCGCCGGCTCCCCTAGCGTCCCCTTCAAGCCCGGCGTCCAGCCGGTAGGGGGCCTCGGAGGAGGCAGCATGACGCCACAACTCGATGCGGTGTTTCGGGAGGCGGCCGAACAGGTCTGGCCGCTGCCGCACCTCCCCGGGGCTGTCTCGGTCGTACGCCGTCGGGCGCGTGCGGTCCTGGCGCACTGGAACCTGGCCCCGGACCTTGCCGAGGACGCGCTCCTGGTGATCTCGGAGCTGATCACCAACGCGGTCGCCCACGCCCGGCCACCGGCGGTGCTGCGGCTGTCACGGATCGTCGACGGGCGCACCACCCTGCGGATCGAGGTCACCGACGCGGGGCCTGCGGCCGCGGGCGGGCGGCCGGTCGTCGAGCCCTACCCGGGTGAGTGCGGCCGCGGCCTCGGCATCGTCACCGCCCTGGCGACCCGGTGCGGCACAGATGTCCATGCGGGCGGCGTCACCCGGTGGGCGGAGCTCCTGGCAGCGTGAGCCGGTCGGCCCCGGAATGCCGAGGTGCGGGTGCGGGCCGGTTGAGGGAGGGCCAATCGCCGATCACCTGACCGGCGCCGGCACTGCCGGACCCCACCCGTCGCCTTCCTGCTGGCCGGGCTCACTTCACGGGCGTTCGCCGGTCCCGTACCGCGGCCGTCACCGTCCCGGCGGTCCCGGCGAGGAGGGGGAGGAGCATCGCGGGGAACATCCAGCCGGGCACCGCCGGATCGGCGGTGGAGCGCCACAGCACTCCGCAGCTGATCAGCAGCGAGACACCCGTGCAGGCATTGAGCACCAGCAGGGCCCGGGCGGTGCGCAGCGCCGAGGCGCGGGTGCGGGGCCGGTTGAGGGACGATCTCACCAGCGCGTTGCCGAACGGGGCCGCCTCTTCCGGGAGTTCGGCCTGCGGGGTGACCCGCAGGGTCAGCTCCGCGGCGACGGTCAGCAGCACCGTCACTCCCACGTACACGAAGACCAGCACAAACGCGCTGCCGATCGACCGTTCCGTCCAGGCGTCCACCCCGTCGGTGCCGAGGTGCTGCGGTATCCGGCTCGGCAGGTGCGGATAGCGGACGATGCCCCAGAGGGTCAGGGCGACGAGCAGCGCGGCATTGGGGAGCAGCCACAGGCGTACGGGAGCTGAGAAGACCATGGGGCCAATTGTCCGGTGGTGAGGCGCCGTTGACCGTCGTGGCTGCCGTATGGATCACGCCAATACGAGACCGGGAGTTCGGCGGCGGGTCGGCCGTGGCACGGCGTTCCGGACGGTGTGGTGGCCGCCGACGGCCGTCCTGCCCCGAGGCGAGGACCGTACCCTGCGACTGGACGGACGTGTGTGGCTGACGATGTACTCGCCGCCATGACGGCCATACAACAGCACGCGGTGACGCCGAGTGGAAGCTTCTCCCGCCTCTACTCGACAGCGCAGGTAGGTGCCATCGTCGATGCGCTCAGTCGACGAGCCGAGTTCCCGTACGAGATGACCTACCTCGGTGACGGGAGCGAGATGTGGCGAGACGGCGAAGCGCCGTCAAACCCCGCGCATGCGTCGATGCTGGCGGACCTCGATACCCTCCTCACGCGTCACGCCGAACAGCTCCTGGCCCTGGCCCCGTTATCCACGCCGGTGCAGATCGTCGATCTCGGGCCGGGCACCACGCGTCCCGTCCGGGGCCTGATCCGCCACCTGCTGGACGGCGCCCGGCTGGCCGGCTATCGAGCCATCGACATCAGCGCGGAACTCCTCGAACTGGCCGGGGAGAACCTGCGAACCGACTTCCCGGATCACGCGGCGGGCTTCGAGCTGTGCCGCGGTGACTTCACCGGCCCCGATCTCGCCCGGGCCCTCGCCGCCGATGACACGCCCGCCCACGGCGGTGCCGATCCGGTCCGCTTCGTCATCCTGGCCGGCGGCACGCTGTACAACTTCCCCGATCCGGCCCAGGTCCTGCGTCACGTACGCCGCGCCATGGACGACCGCGACGTACTGCTGCTGACGCTGCGCATCGACACCGGCGTCGACCGGCCCCCGTTCATGGATCAGGTCAGCGTGGGAGGGCCGCACAAGCCGCAGCAGCTGGCGGGCCTGGATCTGCTCGCCATCGACCGCTCCTGGTACGTCACCGAAACCGGGTTCGACCGCAGCCGCAGCGAAGTGTTCGTCCGGGCACGGTTCCTGGAGCCGGTCGCCGTGACCTTTGATGTCGGACCGGAACAGCGGACAGTGTCGTTCGAGCCGGGCGACACCGTACTCGTCTGGCGCTACCTCTACCACGACGGTGCGGCGGTGGCCGAGCAGCTGAAGCGCTGCGGGCTTCAGGTGCGGCTGTTCGAACACGGCCGGGACAGCCAGGTGGTCCTCGTCGCCGCGACGCCGGCGCGGTGAACGCCGCAGCACACGCCCGATCTTGGATCGCACGATGCTCCGGCGCCCTGGCAGGACATATGTCATCGCCGGAATCGCGACTCACGGCTCTGCAGAGTCGGCTGCCGATCCTCGTAGACTCCACAACATGTTCAAATCTCACAAAAACGGACGAGAGGATGCCTGGGAAGGCGTCGTCACCAAGAGGTCGCGGGGCATGCTCGACGGCTCGAACATGTACCACTTCGTCGAGGTCCGCCTTGCCGACGGTGCATCCCTGAAGGTCCGGATCAGCCGCCGGCTCTGGAAATCGATCGAGGTCGGCGACCGGATCGTCAGCCGGCCGGGCGCCGACCCGGTCAAGGGGTAGCCGCTGCGCGAAGCGCGGGGAGGGAGAGGGGACACCGCGGCGGACCAATGGATCGGCGGGTGGCGAGCGGTGCGGGCGCGGGACGTCAGTCGCCTTGTGCGGGCACGATTTCAGGTGCTTCCCTGCTGGCGCAGGCCAGCTTGTCCCTCACGACCGCGCACGCCTCCGCCGTCCGCGGGTCCGAGGCGGCCAGCATCGGGCTGGTGCTCCCGTCCGCCCGCCCCTTCGGGTACGAGGTGAGCCCCTCCTCCGGTCCCGTCTTGATGGACACCTCCCGCACGCCGCGGGCCGCGTGGGTGTGCACTTCGGACCAGACGGCGGAGCAGGAAGGGCTGAACCGGAGCCGCACCACATACGCGGCAACCGTCACACTGCTCTCCGTCCGGGCGTCCTGCGAGCAGTTGGCAGGGTGCGGGTAGCGGCCCTGGCAGCTTTCGCCCCGGCAGGAGGCGGCGTCCGACGCGTCATCTGCCGGACCGGTGGGGGAGAGCACCGCACCCGAGAGGAAGGCGACGGCCGCGAGGACGGTGCACACCGTGGTGAGCACGACGGCGCCCAGGTCCAGGCGACGACGTGCGGGCCCCCGGGGCCTGGGAGTGGGCGGTGTCGGGGTGCTGAGGCCGGTGCCGGCATGCTGCGCGATGCCCCACAGCGCGAGGAGCCCGGCCGGGTCCGCCCCCGCGATCCGGCCGAGCGCCTCGACGGCCGGGCGCGGCGGGAACTTGCCGCCGTTCAAATACCGGTGCCAGGCCGACTTGCTGTACGCGGTCCGAGCGGCCAGGTCCACCAGGCTCAGCCCGGTCTGCTCCTTGAGCGCGCGCAGCCGTTCCACCAATCGGCGTGTGTCGTTGTCGAGCGATGCAGGAAGCGGCTGCCAACGAGCCATTCCCGTCCCCTCCCCGTCCCTCATCCCCGGGCCGTCTCCACCAGCACCCAGCCGTTCGGCCCCGAGCCGTCCCACTTCGTCCCGGATGCGCTGGGATGTGTACCCCGGAAGGGCCCGCCGGCAACACTTCGTACAGGGATGAACACGCATCGCGGTTTCCGCGAGCTTCGCAGGGGGGCCGAGAACATGAGTCATCGCGATCCGCACGGCGAAGAGGCGCACGCCCACGACCCGCACCGCGGGCACGGCCACGGCCACGGCCACGGCCACGGGGTGAGCGTCGACGCCGACCGCCGCTGTCTGACCGCGGCGCTCGTCCTCATCACCGGATTCCTGGCCGTCGAGGTGGTGGTCGGCCTCGTCGCGGGATCGCTCGCGCTGATCTCCGACGCCGGGCACATGCTCACCGACGCCGCATCGATCCTGCTGGCGCTGATCGCCATGCGCCTGGCCGCCCGGAAGGCCGGCGGGGCGTTCACGTACGGACTGCAGCGCGCCGAGGTCCTCTCGGCTCAGGTCAACGGTCTGACGCTGCTCCTGCTCGCGGGGTATTTCCTCTACGAGGGGGTGGGGCGCCTGATCAATCCCCTTGCGGTCGACGGGGGTTGGGTCGTCACGACGGCACTGGCCGGCATCGCGGTCAATGTGGTGGCGACATGGCTGCTCGCCAAGGCCGACCGCACCAGTCTGAACGTCGAGGGAGCCTTCCAGCACCTCCTCAACGACCTCTACGCATTCATCGGGACCGCGGTCTCCGGAGTCGTCGTCCTGGTCACCGGCTGGAACCGGGCCGACGCGGTGGCCTCGCTGGCCGTCGCGGCACTGATGGCCAAGGCCGGCTGGGGGCTGGTGCGCGACGCCGGACGGATCTTCATGGAGGCCGCTCCGCGCGAGGCCCGGCCGGACGAGATCGGTGCCAAGGCCGCCGCGCTGGAGGGGGTGGTCGAGGTGCACGACCTGCACGTGTGGGAGGTCTCCTCCGGCCGGCCCGCGCTGTCCGCCCACATACTCGTCACCCCGGAGTCGGACTGCCACGCCGTACGCGAAGCCGCCGAGCAGCTGCTCCACGGCGGGCACGGCATCCGCCACACCACTTTGCAGGTCGACCACGTCCCCGCCCTCGTCGCCACGGGCCCGGTCGACCACTGCGTCGAACCGCACGGCCCGGTCCACCGGAGGTAGGTCACGTGCACGTCCTGAACGGAATCCAGGTACCCGGCGGAAGCGTATGGAGCGGCCTGGCGTTGATCGTCACCGCCACAGTGGCCGGGGCCTGGACGGCCCGGCGGAGTACGGGAAAGTCCGGGATGCTGCTGCTTCTTGCCTCCGGACTGCTGCTGACCACCGCGGTCGTCAAAATCCTCCCCGATGCCTGGCGGGAGGCGCCGGCGGCGGGCCTCTCGGTCTGGGTGGTGACGGGCGTGTCGGCGCTGGGCTACGCGGTCGTCACGGTCTTCACCAGAGACGGCTGCGGGTGCGAAGTGGGCCTGGCGCGCCAGGTCGTGGGCGCACACGCGCCCGGCCGTCACCGCGGAACGCGAGGGGCGGTCGGCATGCTGTCCGTGGGGACGGGCGCGGCGACCGCTCTCACGGTGCACCGCGTGGTGGAGGGCTCGGCCGTGGTGCTGGACCTGTCCGTGCCCGTGGTCGTGGCGCTGGTGGTGGGCTCCGCCAGCGACGGTCTTGCGCTGGCCACCCTGCTGCAGGAAACCGGGCAACGGCTGGCGCCCTGGCTGGCCGTGGCCTGTGTGAGCCCCGCGGTCGGTGTCCTCGTCACCGCGGTCCGGCCGCTGCCGCCGCTCGCCCTGCCCCTGGCGCTCGCCCTGGTCGCCGGTGTGATTCTCCGGATCGCCTGGGTCGGCCTGCGGCTCGCGGCCAAGAAGCACGCGTCGGGCCAGTTGCCACGCTGGCAGATCGTCACCGCGGCCACGGCGCTCACCGTGAGCGCCGCATTCATGATCGCTTACTAGCCGTCGCATCGACCGGAAGAAAGAGATACCCATGGGCGACGAGTGCTGCGACAACAAGGAGCCGCCGACATCGGTGGATGCCGTCTTCCGCCCCGGCGTCCCGGGACTGTCCAAACCGCTGCTGACCCCGGATGACGTGCACCACAAGCGATTCGCCACGGTGCGTCTGCGCGAGGGGTACGACCTGGCGGAGGTCGACACCTTCCTGCACGAGGTGGAATCCACCCTGGACCGGCTCTTCCGGGAGATGGCGGCGCTGCGGCAGCAGGCGTGCTCCGCAACCGATCTGACGCAACGCAACCAGCTGGGCAATGACCACGCCGAACGGGTCCTCACGCTCGCCGACCGCACCGCCGGCGAAGTCATCACGCAGGCGAGCGCCGAGGCCACGCGCATCGTGAGGGAGGCGCAGTCGCGGGCCGAAGCGGTGGAGCGCGAGGCGCACGCGCGGGCGGCGCAGATCGAGCAGGAGGCTCTCGACCGGGTCTCCGTGGTGCATCAGGACGCCGATACGAAGGAAGCCGAACTGGAGAGCCTGCACCGGGCCCGCAACGAGCTGGAGCGGCAGGCGGAGGCGCTGCGCAGCCTCGTATCGGACCACCGCGCGGGTCTCTGGACGGCGCTGGACGGACACTTCGACGCGATCGAGCGCAAGGCCACCGAGGTCCTCCAACCAGCCGGGCTGAACGGCTCCTCGGCCGAACCCGCACCCACAGCCGGCGTCCACCGGCAGGACGTCACGCCCACCGACGAGCCGAGGACGGACTGACACGGCGATGCCCCGAGCCCGACCACCGCCCTCAACACCCTTACATCCGCAGCCACTTGACCACCAACCGGAGTCGAAGGGACTGTCCCATGGCGCAACACCAGCACTGCCACCAAACCCACGAGGCCCACACCGACGGCGAGGACTGCCGCAGCGAGCCGCACTCCGCCGCCTGTGACCGGCACGAGAACCACGACCATGCCACGCACGGCGACCACGCCGACGAGTGCTGCGACGCGGAGACCGGTCAGGGCTGACGAAGCCGGCCCACCCCTCCGACCCGGCCGACGAGCCGGGCACCAGCCGTACCCCGCTGTCGAACCACCTCGCCCACCCGCGCGACTGCGGGCTCGACGTCGGCGTCCCCGTCGGACGCCGCACCCGCCGCGAGCGTGGCCGAGCCCCGCCTCGGCCACGCTCCGGACGACCTCCGCGCCGCGGTCGTCGCCGTGGCGGCGGACCGCACGGGTCCGGACGCCGATACGAAGGGCTGTTGCTGATGGCCGCGCACGCATCTGCGACACCGTCCCCGGACCGACAGGCCGTCCTGGCGCGCCGGATCCGGCTACTGGTCGCCGCCACCATCTCGTACAACCTCATCGAGGCCACCGTCGCCCTCACCGCCGGAACCGTCGCCTCGTCCACCGCACTCATCGGGTTCGGCCTGGACTCCGTCGTCGAGGTCTCCTCCGCCGCCGCGGTGGCCTGGCAGTTCTCCGCCTCCGAGCCGGCCGTACGCGAAGCACGGGAGAAGACCACCCTGCGCATCATCGCCGTGTCCTTCTTCGCGCTGGCCGCATACGTGACCGTCGAGTCGGCGCGCACGCTTGCCGGCGCGGGCGAAGCGGACCGCTCGCTCCCGGGCGTCGTGCTCGCCGCGGTGTCCCTCGCGGTCATGCCGTTCCTGTCGGCCGCCCAGCGCCGCGCCGGTAAGGAACTCGGTTCGGCCTCCGCGGTGGCCGACTCCAAACAGACGCTGCTGTGCACCTATCTCTCGGCGGTGCTGCTGCTCGGACTCGTCGTCAACGCGACACTGGGCTGGTCCTGGGCCGACCCGGTCGCCGCCTTGGTGATAGCCGCCGTCGCGGTGAAAGAAGGCCGCGAAGCCTGGCGCGGAGACCACTGCTGCGCCGTACCGGCCGCCCTGGCCGCACCGGAAAGCGCCACCGCCTCACCGGTTGGGGGAGTCGACGCCTGCGGCTGTCGACCGGGGTGCGACTGCTGCGGCTGAGGCCACCCGGCCGTTCCCGATGACCTCGTGGCGGATCGACGCCCGTCGCGGCTGGTGGTAGGCGGCACCGCGGTGGAGCAACCTTCGCGAGGGCCGCGCGGTCTTGCCGGGTGCCGAGGGCGGGGCGGGGCCCGTGCGGACCACCGGCAGGGGGCGGAAGACGACATGTCGAGTGCCTGAGTGAGGGTGGAGATGACGGATCTGAACACCGTGGTGACGTGGGTCGACGTACGCGAGAGGCTGCCTCGCAGCGGACTACCGGTGGCAGCAGCGATCACGGGCCGGTACCCGGCTGACCGCGCCACGGCGTCCGACTCGGCGTCGGGTGAGGAATTCTGGCTGGTGCGGCCGATGTACTTCACGACGCTGCACCGGAGCGAGGACGGGACGGAGCACCGGGACTGCTTCGTCGACTCCGACGGGATCGTCCGGTTGCCCCACGGCCGCGCCAGCGCAGAAACCGTGACGCACTGGGCTGAGCTGCCCACGCTGCCGGCAGGGACGACGCATGTCCTCCTCGGGGAAGACGTGCAGCCGGCCCTTCACGACGCGTGGGGCGCTCGTCCCCTCACCTGAACCTGACCCGTCCCCCCGCTCGGACGCCTGACGCGAGGGTCCGGTGGACGGTGGTGTCACCGGCGAAGCGGCCCAGGCGGGAGATGCCCCGCCGTTAGGCGATGGTGCCGACGTGGTCGTTGCGCTGCACGACGGAGAACTACCTGCGCGCGCATCCGCACCGGGAATCGGTCTTGTGGCGGTAGGCCATCTTCTTCAAGCGTCAGCGCTCGGCGGAGGTCGGGGCTATCGGGCGGGCAGCGGCAACGGGCAAGGCAGGAAGACCGATCGGGAGAAGTGGATCAAGGCTGGTCGTAGCCAGCCGTGTCGACTCCTGGCCCCTCGTCACCAACAGTCCAGGTCGTCGGTCACGCCTCAGCTCATCGGGCTTCCAGCAGCTCAGCCGACGCCTCAAACCCGGCCCGTCGGTAGAGGGGGACGCTGCGGTCGGACGGCCAGACGATGAGAACGTCCATGCCGGTGTTCTGAGCTCGCGTCTTCAGCTCCGCGAGCAGGGCACCACCGAACCCACGATTGCGGTACTCAGGAACCACGTAGAAGTTCGTCACATACCCGATGGGAGTGGCGTCTTCGTAGGGCTCCGGCACCCTTTCCACGAGGTGGAGGAAGACGTGACCGCAGATCTCTTCCCCGTTCTCAACCACCCAGGCCAACCAGCGTCCGCTGTCGAGCCGCTCCCGGATCCACTGCTCGGCCTGTTTCACGGACCGGACCGGAGTGGAGAGATCTCCTTCGTGGTCCTCTTGCTTGAATGCCCAGCGCAGTCGGGCCAGGACGGGAGCATCAGCGGCGCAGGCTTGGCGCACGTGGAAGTCTGAGGTCATCCGGTGAGTCTCCCGCATCGCGATTCCGTTTCGCTTCCCTTTTCCCGGGGCCTGGCGTCACTCCAGCAGGCGAGTTGGCGCCCGCACCAGCCAGACGCCTGATGCGACGCCACGCACCAGACCAGCTCCCGAGTCGGCCCCCGAAGGACTTCCGGAGCCAACCACTGAGAACCGCGGGCGCTTCGCCTTATCCGGATCGGGAGGCGACCCTCCGCTCCCGGCAAGTGGTTGCCGCGGTTCCGCCGGCGGCCTCGTCCCCGGCACCGAGATACCGGCGGCAACTTGGTTCGAGTGCCCGGGGTGTGTTCGCATGGAGGCGATGCTCTCCAACGAACCTTCCGCAGACTCCACGGCGCGGGTACCGGCGAGCCGTGCTGCCCAGCACGGCCCGGCCACGGACAACCAGGACCCGGACCGGCCGTCGGCCCAGGGCAACACCGCCGGCGCCGACCCCGGTACAGGCACCGGTAGCGCCACTGCCACTGACAACACGATTACCGGCGACAAACAGGAGCACGCGCGGGCCGGGCGCAAGTCGCGCCGGATCGTGCGGCGGACCGTGAAGGTGGTCGTCGCGCTGGCCGTCGTTCTTGCGTTCCTTGCGCTGGGTGACCGGTGGGCCGTGCTCTACGCGGAGAACCTGGCGGCGCAGCAGGTGCACAAGGCGCTGAAGCTGCACGCGGAGCCCGAGGTGCATATCGACAGCTTCCCGTTCATCGGGCAGGTGCTCACGGGCAACGTCGACCACGTCGAGGTCGACGTCCCCGATGTCGACGCCGGGCCGGTCTCCGTCGCTCAGGTGAAGGGGACGGCCGACGACATCCGGATCGTCGGCAGCCTGCCGTCCTCGGTCAAGGGTGCGGTGCTGAGCCGGGTGCGCGGTGACATCCTGCTGGACTTCAAGGACCTGAACCGCGAAGTCGGCGCGTCACAGGTTCACTTGATGCCCGGCCCCGGGAAGAACACGGTGCTGGCCCGCGGCGACCTGCCGGTGGGCGGCAAGCAGGCCCAAATCAGGGGGCGTGCGCGGTTGCAGCGGACCGGGGAACGCAGCCTGCGCATGACCGTGCAGGACACGCGCGTGGTGGTGCCCGGCCTGCTCACGTACGTACCGGGCAAGGGCGGTGGCTTGCAGCTGACTGCACCCGTCGCCGGCAAGATGGACGAGGGTGAGCTGCAACAGGCGACCGGGAAGCACGTCCTTCCGCAGCAGATGATGCAGGGCCGCGTGCTGGACACCCTCGTGGACCATCCTTCGCTGCTCAAGCCCACCGGCATCGATCCCTCGCTCATCCAGGGCCTGCAGAAGCTCCGGGAGCCGAAGGTCGCGCAGCAGATGGAGTTCTCCGCCCATCTGCCGGACAACCTGCCGGGCGACATACGGTTGCGCAACATCTCCGTGACGAAGAACGGCATTCGGGCGCAGCTGACCGGCAAGGATGTACCGGTGGGCTGAGACGACCACGCGGGCGCGGGCGCCGTCACGCGCCTCGACAGGTCTATGAGGGGAGAGCCTTGTCGAGCTTGAGCTTCCCGTCGGTACGGGCGGTCGGACGCGGGGCGGCCTGGTACCGCGGTGATTGCCATGTCCACTCCGTGCGCTCGCGCGGCGGAGAACTCACCCCCGAGGAGTTGGCGCTCCGAGCCCGCGCCGCCGGGCTCGACTTCCTCGCGACGACAGAGCACGGATCTGCTGCGGAACCCGGTGCGTGGGGGCATCTGGCTGCCGATGACTTCTTGATCGTTCTCGGTGAGGAAGTGACCACGAAGACCGGGCACTGGCTCGCGCTCGGCATCAGCCCCGGCCAGGTCGTCGACGGTGACCATGGCGTCAGAGACGGGCTGATCGATCACTGCCTGGACCAGGTCCATCGAGTGGGGGGCCTGTGCGTGGCGGCGCACCCGCACGCGCCCTATCCATCGGGCGCCTTCATGTACTCCTTCCAGGGCTTTGACGTGGTGGAGGTGTGGAACGGGCTGTGGACGTCGGACCGGCCCTGGAATGCTGACAACGAGGCGGCCCTGGCCGAATGGGGGCGGAGCCTGGCAGCCGACCTCCGGACGGGTGCGTGGCGGCCGGCGATGGGCAACAGCGACACGCACTTGGAGGGACAGATCGGCATCCCTCACACCGTGGTCTTCGCCGAGGAGCTGAGTACGG
The sequence above is a segment of the Streptomyces lydicus genome. Coding sequences within it:
- a CDS encoding GNAT family N-acetyltransferase; amino-acid sequence: MTSDFHVRQACAADAPVLARLRWAFKQEDHEGDLSTPVRSVKQAEQWIRERLDSGRWLAWVVENGEEICGHVFLHLVERVPEPYEDATPIGYVTNFYVVPEYRNRGFGGALLAELKTRAQNTGMDVLIVWPSDRSVPLYRRAGFEASAELLEAR
- a CDS encoding cation transporter, whose product is MAAHASATPSPDRQAVLARRIRLLVAATISYNLIEATVALTAGTVASSTALIGFGLDSVVEVSSAAAVAWQFSASEPAVREAREKTTLRIIAVSFFALAAYVTVESARTLAGAGEADRSLPGVVLAAVSLAVMPFLSAAQRRAGKELGSASAVADSKQTLLCTYLSAVLLLGLVVNATLGWSWADPVAALVIAAVAVKEGREAWRGDHCCAVPAALAAPESATASPVGGVDACGCRPGCDCCG
- a CDS encoding CehA/McbA family metallohydrolase yields the protein MSFPSVRAVGRGAAWYRGDCHVHSVRSRGGELTPEELALRARAAGLDFLATTEHGSAAEPGAWGHLAADDFLIVLGEEVTTKTGHWLALGISPGQVVDGDHGVRDGLIDHCLDQVHRVGGLCVAAHPHAPYPSGAFMYSFQGFDVVEVWNGLWTSDRPWNADNEAALAEWGRSLAADLRTGAWRPAMGNSDTHLEGQIGIPHTVVFAEELSTEAILAGIRSGRSWIAESAAVEVSFTAHVESRIAGVGERLATHGAQVEVRAAVRGVPAATVSFHTERGKAHRVALPGDGTGVVQWHTTAEDSAFVRIEVRHPDGTVAALTNPIILT
- a CDS encoding LmeA family phospholipid-binding protein; this translates as MEAMLSNEPSADSTARVPASRAAQHGPATDNQDPDRPSAQGNTAGADPGTGTGSATATDNTITGDKQEHARAGRKSRRIVRRTVKVVVALAVVLAFLALGDRWAVLYAENLAAQQVHKALKLHAEPEVHIDSFPFIGQVLTGNVDHVEVDVPDVDAGPVSVAQVKGTADDIRIVGSLPSSVKGAVLSRVRGDILLDFKDLNREVGASQVHLMPGPGKNTVLARGDLPVGGKQAQIRGRARLQRTGERSLRMTVQDTRVVVPGLLTYVPGKGGGLQLTAPVAGKMDEGELQQATGKHVLPQQMMQGRVLDTLVDHPSLLKPTGIDPSLIQGLQKLREPKVAQQMEFSAHLPDNLPGDIRLRNISVTKNGIRAQLTGKDVPVG
- a CDS encoding AQJ64_40280 family protein translates to MTDLNTVVTWVDVRERLPRSGLPVAAAITGRYPADRATASDSASGEEFWLVRPMYFTTLHRSEDGTEHRDCFVDSDGIVRLPHGRASAETVTHWAELPTLPAGTTHVLLGEDVQPALHDAWGARPLT
- a CDS encoding zinc transporter permease, whose protein sequence is MAQHQHCHQTHEAHTDGEDCRSEPHSAACDRHENHDHATHGDHADECCDAETGQG